GAGCAGCTGATACCAGGCCAGAGCGAGAGGGCAGGTTGAAAGAGTTGGCGAACCGAGCACTCTTACCTTCGAGTCTTATCAGTTTTTAAGTTAGTTTGGTGAGCGAATGCCGCTCGTGTCGGCTGATTTATGTACTCTATATTTTGATGGACTTGCCTGCTGCCTTATTTCCGTTTGCTGATTTGTTGCTCGGCGTATTGTTGTACTTCGTGTGATGATATTGTGATGTTTTATTTCTCTGTTTATTTTATCTGCTGTCGATTCTCAGGGGTTTGTGTTTTTCATTAACATTCGCATGGCGACGCGACGCTTGCGCTCTGAACCCACGGACACACAAACATATACAGCCTTGCTCGCTTTTCGAAGTTTGGAGCGAACTTCGGTCGCAAAGAAATGCACTTCAAATGCCACTTGCTCAGCACAcggctttgttgttgtttctaaTACTGGtgaaaataatcaaataaattatatatattttcaggTACGCACAGACACACATACGTGGGTGTGTGTgtaaagaatatttataaagcGCTCTCTTCTGCTTGCGCAATAAATGAAAAGAGAGCGCGCGTTCACGAACACACACGCACCGCTCTCCCAGCTTTTTGCACGtttcttcggttttttttatttattttatttctattaaacAACGCCAGCTTTTTGCACTTGATCATATACTTCTTATATACTTTTGCGCGCACAGCTGTTGGCTTTTCAAATGGCGCCTGCTGATCCACAAAATACGCGACACGCGGAAAGCGACGCGTGTCTCCGGTTAGGCCACGAAACAACAACTATTCCTTACGATTTCCATATGCGCGCAATTTCCCCCTGAAATCGGCGACGTCACTCGCGAAAAGTCGAACGGAACGAATTAAGTTaggtaaaaacaaaataaaactattcGCGGACGCCGCGGCAAAAAGAACTCCGCGCGCGGGTGACTGAATTTCAACTGATCGCCGAGCGAGCGAAAAAGCGCAGCGCCGCAGAGAGCGGGCCAGTGTACACGTACAGCTCGCGCTCTCTTCGTGCTTGCGTGTGTGCGGTGCTGGTTGCGGCGGCGCAACATCAGCTGTTGGCTGCAGGGTATCGGGAAGTCGACCTAGTTCTCGCAATCCTGGAGGATATTTTTAGGAACCATAAAGTTACGAACGTAAAACACTCTTTACGATGTGCATATTGGGTGACAAATAGATGTACTCCTAGAGTATActagggtatactagattcgtcgcaAACTTTGTAAGAGGTAtttagaaggaagcgtttcccaCCCTATATGGATTATAAATATCCTTAACCCGGATCACTAGCCACTCGGTtggtccgtctgtccgtttttaCCCAAACTATTCTCTCAGCTTTTAAGCTATCGGTGTGAAGACTTATTTCTTTTGTAGGTAATAAGTCGGAGCGAACCATAGTAATAATCAAAAAAGTGTTCCttaaaaatgagaaaaatataactttggtgttttttggcacatttatttagatttttggGAATATTATTCTCTTAATATTTCagtatttcgaaaaaattgAGTGAAAAAAATTCGACTACTATACCAAATAGTTGCCTTAGGAATGATCGGATGACTAATATTCACTAATAAGTGCATTAAAACgttacaacatttttaaagttctgGGCAAATGAGTTGATTGGAagacttaaattttaattaatgagCCCTAGGTTCTATACTAAAGCTAGGGACTTTTTCCTCCAGGTTGCGAATTGATTTAAAACacagatcaagtcagcatgtGAAACAACAACATGCGTTAACTGCTACTTTTTCATACAAATACAACAAAATGAGCTTGGAACTTAGGTGTTGACCGCGACTGTGTTGGATTAACAGCGGGAAGGGTGTGACACAACAGAAGCGAATTTGAActtgaaattcaatttgaatttgcGCCGTTAGCTTGGAAGCAGAAAATTTACTTTGCTGTGGCAGAGCACACATATGTAtacaaaattaatgaaatcaataaaattaagaTACTTTTCGTATTTACATTGTTTAATATTCAACACTGTATTCTTCCGGGTTAAGGAGAATTTGGGTCGTACACACATATATATCTgatatttaataaagtttaaGGCTATACAGTCAATAAGTCACCTTGTCAATAATTGACACTTATATTATAAACCCATTAATCAGTGTTTGCTTAATATCTGTGTGTAATTTAATTCAACTTTCTTAATCGACAAAAAGGGCAATGCTCTTGTTGCGCTAATTACAATGTTTGTTTTACAAGTGTAAAATTAGGTGGAACACAAGTGATACACACTCAGAAAGTTATTCCTAGTGGTAGGTATGCAACTTTCCTTGTGATACTCGCACCGAAGTATGTATTTGCTTTGCCGACAACCCCAAAACGATTTTTTCGGTTTGCCATTTTGCGCGGTATAATGAGTCACGCGACTCCACGTTTGACCAACGAGTTTGGCCAACAGAGACGGCTGAATTAATTACTGGGCAGCTTGGCGATTAGCTGTGAGCAGAGAACCAGCCCTAATTGAGCCCGACCGCCTCAgaagttaaatttaaatttaaattagacGAACACATCGCACAGCCGTTTATGCACACTCATATTCGCAACATAGTCAAGCAGGCCAACATGGTTTTAGATAATTTATGAATGGACGGATCGATGTGCGACGAGATCAGGGACAATCTTTCAGATGTTGTTTGCCGATTGAATGAcatcatttataattttttaacagaGTTCAGCCCGAAAAGCTACACGACAGTCTCTTTCCTTGACCTACCTCATGCCACCTAAAACTCGAACGTTCCAACCATATAGTAAATGTAagataaaatatgtattttcgcaGCCTTTTTCCATTAATGAACACATAGTCATGTTGGTAAACATTTATCTTTGGACTAATTTGATCTAAATAAATTTGCAGAGCAAACTTGAAAATCGTTAGGTTAATATTAAGAGTTACAGTGTAACTTCCTTAAGTATAACTTTACCATATCCAAGTCGTTATGTATAAAACCAAcgttaatttaaatttggagcacaaatataaatatactataaaTGAATCccttgatttaaatttaacaatttcggacgcaaatttaaaaaaattcgttcaataaaattataaaattgataTAAATGCTTTAACCTCTGGCACTTATGTACATTTATTCTACACAAACGAAGCTTTTTACTTAGCGATCGTTAAATTCGTAGAGCTCTCTTTTAGGCTGAAAAAAGCGAACACAACTAATGTCGCTTGATATCTTATCCATTATCTGTTGTAAAGCAATTTGCGGCcgtctttaaatattttctattgaTAAGATTCGGAATGTCGTCAGGCGAGCAGGAGATAACTTCAAACAAGATCAGTTAGAGATCATCACTGCCTCGAAATGGGAGCAGCTAACCGAATTAATTTCGCAGTTTTTCTAATATTTGTTCTTCTGTTCTCCTCCTGTTTTGGGGGCAACTCAGCTGAGGAAAATGCGCAAGATGTCCAATCGACGGAGCCAAGTGCCACAACATTCTGGGAACGTATTGTGAGCGGTGTTAGGAACTATCCCTGGAAAACTGATAAGGTCGAGAAGGAGAGCCCCGAAACTGCGCAGAGAAGGGCCGTTTTTTGGCAGAGACTGACGATGGCCACAGTTCTTTAATGGataattatttggaaattaaataaatatattatttttcaaccaATTGTTGTGTCCAAagaattttcaacttttttgcAATTGtgtttattgtgtttattAATCACTTCTGGAAACACCTAACGTTCTTTTCCACATCGCAGTAGGCCGACTTCTGATCCCAGAAGAGGCCCTTGGGACAGGATGTGACCACGGGCATCCCGCCGATGCAGATGTAGTACTTGCTGCAATCCTCCGGGTGGGACATATAGCTCTGCTTGGCGGACGGACAGGTCAGGGCGGTGAGCTCTGTTCGAGGTGGGGAAGGTGGGGTGGGCAGTGTTACGGGAACCAACTCGGTGGTGAGGAATTGCTGGAGCGTGCTGAACTCACTCGATCCGACTAGGTAGCACACTGTTATTGGCGCCCCACTGCTCGGCGTGGTGTCTGCCACGACGGTATCCACTTTGGTAACCGGTTCCAAAACCCTGGACTCCCCGTAGCAAACGGCCTGGTCGCTCAACTGGCACTCGGACTTTTCGAAGTTCCACGAGGTTCCACGCCCACAATGATGTCGGTGCAGATGGCCGTAGGCGCAGATGAAGTACAATCCGCAATTTTTCGGATGCGGCAGGAAGTAGGCTCCGTAGTGGCGGCACTCGATGCGCTCCGGATCGTACTTCTCCATGGGATTGACCGGCTGACCACTGGTCACATCGACGGCCATGAAGATGGGGCGTGGTTTGTCTGGCCACTTAATCTCTGAGTTATCCCCTGGGCTAGCTTGGGAAACAGGTAGATCACTCTGCCAACAGTTGGTATTCTCGGGCAGATCGCAGATCCCACGATCACTGTCAAAGTGTAGGCCCTCATCGCAATAAAGCAGTGTTGGAATGCGTGAGCAGGAAAAGTATCCATTGCAGTCCAGCGGATGGGCCACCAAATCGCCCTCCTGACGATCCATGCAGATCTGAAAAAAGGAGTTAAACATCTGAACATAAGGAGAACGAATCCTTGAAAGTAATTAACTAGCCGAGGTTGTATTGTAGTTGAAtgatgcattttttttttttaatttttactgaAAACTCACATGGCTGAGATCACCCAAAGTTTTGCGAACTTTGGGCAGCTCCCAACTCCGATCCACTGAGTGACCGGCTCCCAACTGGAGGCAGATGCTCAGTGCCAAGACAAATGCCCAAGAGCTTTGCATTTTAGTTAGTAGTTCCTTTTCCTATGATGGCGGTTCTTTGCGGCTTCAGAATTCCTCAGATAGTATTTCGGCCGTCCCAAGACCGACCCTTTTATAAGGTCGAGAAAATGGGTGTGACTATTCTAAAAGCTAATCGAAAACTTGTGTTTTCATTCTGCGTGAACGCGTTGTTCGCGTTTTAAGATAAGATTCTATAAAGATGTTTGATATGCACACATCTACAAATAAGTAAAAGGCAGCTCTTAATCATCTCAATTTATCCATTTCACTATTTTTAAGGTTACTATTCTTAACTTAAGTTAAACTTCTTTATAATGATATAAAATGACGGATATTTTCAATATGAAGGTGTAAAACTTGAATAAGATGTaccatttaattaatttttcctGCTATTCTTTTGCTTCTATTATTATCGACTAAGCTGGCTAACTGCTGAACTGAAACCGTAGAAGAGAGAGCCATATAATATTGTATGTATAGTAGAGACTGTAACACTTTGCTTGCGAACATAGCTTTATTGCCTTTTATAGGTGCTGAATACTAAATGGTAAATATATAGGATCGTGTTTGCAGATTGTCCCGTGTCGGCGAGTTCCCTTTCAGTAATCCTGGACTGGGTGATTCGGCTTATTCATCGACCGTAGTGGCACCATCGTCAGTGGTATCGCTGGTTGTGGTGAGACTGGATCCGTAGCAGGCTCCGTTGTTCTTCACATAGGCTTCCATCTCGTCGTCGGACTTGCAGGCGCCCACCGCCTCGTTGAAGAAGTACGATTCGGGGCAGCTGAGCAAGGTGGCAtctctgttgctgttgcagtaGTAGTACGAGGAGCAGTTCTCCGAGTTGACGGCGTTCACGAACTGCTTATCGGAATACTGGCAACGGTTGCAGCCCGGCTCGGGAGTGGCCAACTGGCGGGTCACACAGATCTTCTGAAGCACATCGTAGTAGTATCCAGTGGAGCAGGACTGCTGAACCCACTTGCCCTTCGTGCACACCGAGTATGTGCCACAGACGGTGGCCGATGCCTGCTTTTCTCCATCCGTAGAACACGAAGTGGAGGCACTGCTCAAGGGAACTCCGGTCACACGGGTGCACACGGAAGTCGTGTTGTAGGTACACTGTTGGGTGGCAGCGTTATAGACCTAAGGGAATGCCATGAAAAAACGGTTAGACAGATCTTAAGAATGATATtgataatgaaaatcatttcatTACAAAGTGTTTTTTGTGACAAAAAAGCATTCCCAACTTATTTTAGTGGATATTACTCCCATTAAGAGTTGAACTGTGACCAGTAATgaggaaaaaaaataacagaaGATTTCAAGAGATTAACTAATATCGCTGTAGATAGAATATTTCCAAGCATCCTTCGCTTTTAAAACTTGACTGTTTGGTTcgcaataaataattaacaatgGCTGCTAAGAGAGAGTTAACTTACATCCTGTTTGTTGGCAGTTGGGCACTTGCCAGTTTGCAGGAAGAC
This window of the Drosophila biarmipes strain raj3 chromosome 3L, RU_DBia_V1.1, whole genome shotgun sequence genome carries:
- the LOC108028073 gene encoding peritrophin-48, whose protein sequence is MAGKLLLVTILCLMGGSALGEDILEGTYNVTAFCTAVKIGTQLGSLESCQKYYVCQSTGPVVAECQTGYSYDYKKSTCALSSQVDCYYGVAEPCAGKNGTWVPNTAVCGGYYYCDNGVGKAGSCPPNQIFNSVKVACDWGSCQSNLGDSDEIVLTSLCDVAPPNQYFGDTKDCATWNFCVSNSSGVFLQTGKCPTANKQDVYNAATQQCTYNTTSVCTRVTGVPLSSASTSCSTDGEKQASATVCGTYSVCTKGKWVQQSCSTGYYYDVLQKICVTRQLATPEPGCNRCQYSDKQFVNAVNSENCSSYYYCNSNRDATLLSCPESYFFNEAVGACKSDDEMEAYVKNNGACYGSSLTTTSDTTDDGATTVDE
- the LOC108028071 gene encoding probable chitinase 10, whose product is MQSSWAFVLALSICLQLGAGHSVDRSWELPKVRKTLGDLSHICMDRQEGDLVAHPLDCNGYFSCSRIPTLLYCDEGLHFDSDRGICDLPENTNCWQSDLPVSQASPGDNSEIKWPDKPRPIFMAVDVTSGQPVNPMEKYDPERIECRHYGAYFLPHPKNCGLYFICAYGHLHRHHCGRGTSWNFEKSECQLSDQAVCYGESRVLEPVTKVDTVVADTTPSSGAPITVCYLVGSSEFSTLQQFLTTELVPVTLPTPPSPPRTELTALTCPSAKQSYMSHPEDCSKYYICIGGMPVVTSCPKGLFWDQKSAYCDVEKNVRCFQK